Sequence from the Kribbella aluminosa genome:
CGCGCTGCTCGGCAACATCGGCATGGACACCTGCGCGGGCGGCTCCGCGACCGGCGCGCACGTGCACTGGAGCCTCCGGACGTACGACGCCAACTACAACGGCACGTACACCTGGCTGAACGGTCGTACCATCGGCGGCTGGACGTGGTGGAACGGCTCCAGCCAGTACACCGGCTGCGCGACCCGCCTGGGCGTCACGGCCTGCCCGGGCAACGACATGTACAACCGCGTGAGCTGATGCCCAGAGGGTCGGCGCGTGCCTAGAATCTGCTGTGGCGCGCTATCAGCTCGAGCCGGGGGACTACGGACTGGTGCGGTTCGTGGTGTCCCCGCTCACTGAGCTCGGCAACTCGCTGCGGGCGTTGCGCGCGCCGACCTCTTACCCCTTGCAGGCTCCTTGGTACGCCGCCGTGTGCGGTGTCCGCGACCAGCTCCCGCTCGACGTACTGCGCGGGTTGATCGGGCCGACGTTCGACACGCCGGACCTGTTCAACCCGCGGGCCGGCGTACCGCTGACGATCACCGCACAGCTCGCGTACCTGCGCGACCAGGACCTGCGGACCCTCGGCGCGGACATCGAGTTCGCGGTCGGCGGCGTACCGCGGGGGCTCGGGGTGGGCGGGCGGTCGTTCGGTCACCGGCTGGCGGACGCGCTGGCCGCGTACTGGCGGTTGGCGTTCCAGCCGCACTGGTCGCGGATGCGGGCGGTTCTCGACGCGGACGTGGCCTACCGGGCGAGATCCCTCGCGGCCGAGGGCGTGATCGCCACGCTGAACGGCTGCGGGCCGGGCGTCCGCGCGGACCGGACGTCGATCACCGCGCACATCCTGGGACGCGGCGACGACGACCTCGTGCTGTCCACTCGCGGGCGGCCGTTGTTCGTCGTACCGTCGCTGTTCACGCTGAGCAGTTCGACGCCGCTGGCCGACTCCGACCCGATGGTGATGTACGGCGCGAGCAACCAGCGCTCGATGTGGACCGACCTTGGGGATCACGGCGGTACGGCGCTGCTGAGCCCGCACCGCCTGCGCTATCTGCGCGCCCTCGGCACCGGCCGGACCACGACCGCCCTGGCTGAGCAGTTCGGCGTCTCGCCGTCGGCCGCGAACCAGTCGCTCCGCGCGATGACCACCCAGGGCCTGGTCCGCGCCCGCCGCGACGGCCGCACCGTCGTCTACGAACGCACCCCACTGGGCGACCAACTCGCCGACCTACCCTGACTGTCCCAGCTATCGCTCGGCGCAGATACACGGTCCGGCAAATGGCTCGACCGCGGCGTCGGCGGGTTCGGCTATCGCTGGCTCCGCGTCACGTAGGCGGCGGTGCCTGCGGCTGCCGCGGCCAGGGTGGTGAGGAGCGTGCGATGGCGCGAGGCCCAGACCTGGTAGCTGCGGGCGGTGGAGCGGTCGTCGAAGACGCCGTGAGCGCCGTAGTCGCGGCCGCGGCTGTCCGCTGGGCTCCAGAGGTTCGCGGCCTGCTCGTTGGGCAGGTCGGTCTGCTGCGACTGGTACCCGGTCCGCGCCAGGTAGCGGTCGAGGAGGCCGGCGGCGAACTTGTTCGCGACGATGGTCAGCGCCGTCGGACCGCCGACCCAGTACTCGCGGCGTCGCGGATGGTCGGCCGCGTAGACGATCGCGTCCGCGGCGACCTCCGGCTGGAAGATCGGCGGTACGGGTTGCGGATGCTTCGGCAGCCGTGACAGGACCCACGAGAACTGGGGCGTGTTCACGGCCGGCAGTTGCACCATCGTCACGCGGACGTGCGACTTGTCGTGCAGCAGCTCGCAGCGCAGCGAGTCGTGGAAGCCCTGGATGGCGTGTTTCGCCCCGCAGTACGCCGACTGCAGCGGGATCCCGCGGTAGGCCAGCGCCGACCCGACCTGCACGATCGTGCCGTGGTCGCGGGGCTTCATCCGGGCCATCGCGGCCCGGGTCCCGTACACATACCCGAGGTAGGTGACCTCCGTGACCCGCTTGAACTCGCTCGGGTCGATCTCGTCGAACGGCGCGAACACCGACGTGAAGGCGACGTTCACCCAGACGTCGATCGGCCCGAGCTCCTTCTCGACCTGGTCGGCCGCCGCCTGCACCTGACCGTGGTCCGCGACGTCGAGCGGGATCGCCAGCGGCACGCCGCCCGCGTCCGCGACGTCGCTCGCCGCACCTTCCAGCCCTTCGCGGCCCCGGGCCAGCAAGGCGACCCGGTCCCCGCGCCGGGCGAACTCGACAGCGGTCGCCCGCCCGACACCGCCACTGGCTCCGGTCACCACAACTACCCGTCCCACGTGCTCCTCCTCAGTGAGTCCTCAGTCAGTCAGCGGCCTGGCGTTCGAAGATCTCGGTGATCTCCTCGACCGACAGTTCCTTGGTCTCCGGGATGAACGAGTTCACGAACAGCAGCGCGATCGCCGACAGGACGGCGAACAGCACCATCAGCCAGGCCAGCCCGAAGCCGTTCAGCATCGTCGGCACCAGCAGGATCAGTGCGAAGTTCGCGATCCAGTCCGCCGCGGCGCCGAGTGCGGCGGCCCGGCCGCGGACGGCGGTCGGGAAGTACTCGCCCTGGATCAGCCAGCCGGTCCCGCCGACGCCGATCGCGAACGCGGCGATGAAGACGTCCAGCCCGATCATGATCAGGATGATCCGGGTCAGGCCGCCGGTGAACGCGACCCCGGCCGCGCCGATCAGCATCGCGACCGACATCACGGGCCCAGCCGGTCCGAGGTCGGGCCGGCGGCGAGCGCGCCGATGGACGCGCCGGCCACCAGGTAGCCGAGCGCGAGCGAGCCCAGGCTCCAAGGCAGGAAGTGTTGACGACGGACCCGATGCTCGTGGTGTCGTACCCGAACAGGAACCCGCCGACGGTGGCGAGCAGGGTCAGCGACCAGTAGAACGAGGTCGGCACCCGGGTGTCGAGGTGGTCCAGCACTCCGGTGGCCGATTCGTGGTGCGGCGCCACGATGCGCCTCCTTCATCGATCCGGTATCGCCCTCCCGGTTGACCGCTAGGGAGCACTCGAAACGCGTTTGCTGCAATGTGCCCCGGGTACCGGCCGGACGGTCGAGGTCTGGAGGTCGCAGGTGGCGATAGACGTGGAGATCGACAGCATCCGCACGCCCGACTGGTTGCGGGGCGCCCTGGAGGCGGCTGTCGACGGCGAGGTGCGGTTCGATGCCGGGTCGCGGGCGACGTACTCGTGCGACTCGTCCAACTACCGGCAGATACCGCTGGGAGTCGTGGTGCCGCGGACGGTGGACGCCGCCGCGGTGGCGGTCGAGGTGTGCCGGAAGGCGGATGTACCGGTGTTGTCGCGGGGCGGCGGGACCAGCCTGGCCGGGCAGACGACGAACGCCGCGGTGGTGATCGACTGGACGAAGTACTGCGACCACGTGGTCTCGGTCGATGCCGCCGCGCGGACCTGTGTCGTCGAGCCGGGGATCGCGCTGGACGACCTGAACCGGGCGCTGGCTCCCGACGGGCTGATGTTCGGGCCGAAGCCGTCCACACATCAGAGCTGCACGATCGGCGGAATGGTCGGCAACAACTCGTGCGGTGCCAGTGCGCAGGCCTACGGGAAGACCGTCGACAACGTCCGGCGGCTCGAGGTCCTCACCTACGACGGTGTCCGGATGTGGGTAGGTCCAACAGCTGAGATTGTCGAGGGCAACGACCGGCGGGCGGAGATCTACCGCGACCTGATCGCGTTGCGGGACCGGTACCTCGGCGAACTGCGGACCGGCTACCCGCACATCCCGCGCCGGGTCTCCGGCTACAACCTCGA
This genomic interval carries:
- a CDS encoding ArsR/SmtB family transcription factor translates to MARYQLEPGDYGLVRFVVSPLTELGNSLRALRAPTSYPLQAPWYAAVCGVRDQLPLDVLRGLIGPTFDTPDLFNPRAGVPLTITAQLAYLRDQDLRTLGADIEFAVGGVPRGLGVGGRSFGHRLADALAAYWRLAFQPHWSRMRAVLDADVAYRARSLAAEGVIATLNGCGPGVRADRTSITAHILGRGDDDLVLSTRGRPLFVVPSLFTLSSSTPLADSDPMVMYGASNQRSMWTDLGDHGGTALLSPHRLRYLRALGTGRTTTALAEQFGVSPSAANQSLRAMTTQGLVRARRDGRTVVYERTPLGDQLADLP
- a CDS encoding SDR family oxidoreductase, which gives rise to MGRVVVVTGASGGVGRATAVEFARRGDRVALLARGREGLEGAASDVADAGGVPLAIPLDVADHGQVQAAADQVEKELGPIDVWVNVAFTSVFAPFDEIDPSEFKRVTEVTYLGYVYGTRAAMARMKPRDHGTIVQVGSALAYRGIPLQSAYCGAKHAIQGFHDSLRCELLHDKSHVRVTMVQLPAVNTPQFSWVLSRLPKHPQPVPPIFQPEVAADAIVYAADHPRRREYWVGGPTALTIVANKFAAGLLDRYLARTGYQSQQTDLPNEQAANLWSPADSRGRDYGAHGVFDDRSTARSYQVWASRHRTLLTTLAAAAAGTAAYVTRSQR
- a CDS encoding MFS transporter, with amino-acid sequence MSVAMLIGAAGVAFTGGLTRIILIMIGLDVFIAAFAIGVGGTGWLIQGEYFPTAVRGRAAALGAAADWIANFALILLVPTMLNGFGLAWLMVLFAVLSAIALLFVNSFIPETKELSVEEITEIFERQAAD